The following DNA comes from Methanomassiliicoccales archaeon LGM-DZ1.
TCGATCTGGATAAGATCATGGCATCTCTGGACGGTGCCGAATACAACCCCAAGCAGTTCCCCGGGCTCGTCTACAGGCTTAAGAGCCCCAAGACCGCTACTCTACTCTTCCGCAGCGGAAAGATCGTCTGCACCGGCGGCAAGAGCAAAGATGAGGTCAAACAGGCCATAACGCAGGTCGCCAAGGACCTCGAGAAGGCCGACATCAAGATCACCATCGAGCCCAAGATCGAGGTCCAGAACATCGTCGCCTCCTCCGACCTCGGCCAGGAGATCAACCTGAACACCGTCGCCATCACGCTCGGCCTCGAGAAGGTCGAGTACGAGCCCGAGCAGTTCCCCGGGCTCGTCTACAGGCTGGACGACCCCAAGGTCGTCGTCCTCCTGTTCGGCTCCGGCAAGATGGTCTGCACCGGTGCCAAGATCCCCGAGGATGTCGTCCGCGCGGTCGAGAAGATCGCCGATGAGCTCAGGGACGCAAGCCTGATGTCCTGAAGGCAGGCCTGCAGCGGGGCTCCGCCCCGCATCATCTTTTTCCCATCATCCCCATCTTTTATCCGCTGTCCGCGTTATTATGATACTGAGGCCGCATCGGTGCCCGGCCCGGATGTGCCAGAACCGCGGATGGATTCATGCCGTATCCCTACTGGGAATATTTGTCCCACCGAGGATTTTAATTACATATAACCGTACATGCGGCATTCACTCCCCTGAAAGGATCGATAACTGGAAGGAAGGGGGAACATGAGCCTTAAAAATGAGAGATCCGGTTTCTTTGGATTGGTAAAACTCGCGGTCGCTCTCGCCGCAGTCATCCTGATCGCCGCTGTCGCGGTATCGGTGATGACTTCGGAAGACGATGACGAAGGGCAGTCCAGCACGAATTATGTGACCGCCGACGGCGGAAGCGCCTCATACACTCCTGCCGATACTTCCGATTTCATCACCTCGACCGTGCTGACAATCGGAGTCGGCCAGAGCAAAGTCATCACTCCCGAGTCCTACCTCATGCTCTCGGGGATGAGCTACAAGTCCTCCGATACGGGCGTGGCTACCGTCTCCAACAACGGCGGCTACTGCACCGTCACCGGCGTGGCCGTCGGTTCGGCGACCGTCACCTGCACGTACGGGAGCTACACCTCGACATGCACCGTCACCGTCCAGTCGGACGAGTCGGAGAGCGTCCTCAACGTATACGATGTGAAGGAGGGGTCCAGCGCCTATGCTACCGTTTCGGGCGACGGCTTCGGGAACGGGCTCCTGTCGCTGAGCTTCAACAGTGCCAGCGGGACATATACCTACAGCACCGGGCTGTTCACTGTGAAATCCGTTGAGACCGATTACATAGTCATAAACCTCTGTGGAACCGACAGCGGAAACTGGTTCAGCAGTTATGTGACCATCAAGATGTATGTTGCGACCGGCGACGGAACCATCGTCAGAAAAGCGACATACAGCTCTAGCCCGTTCGTGCCGGGCGCACAGTACAACACAGACGGCGGAGCGGAGATCCTGGTCCCCACCGCACTGCTTAGCGATGGCACGGAGTATTCAGTATACTTCCGCTTCTACACCTCCGATCTTCCCATAGCCGGCTACTCGAAGCAGATCACAGGCAGTTTCACCTACCACTCGAGCAATTCCGGCGGGACCGACATGAACGGGACCTTCGCGCGCGCCTATTCCTGGTCGTACGATGCCGATCACGACGGCACGGTGTCCGATGACGAAGAGTACAGTGCCAGCATCACCGTCCCATACTACATCTACTACATGGAGGCCCGCACCAACTCCTCGTACACGAGTACAGAGAGCTACTCATCGGGCAGCATATTCACCAACAGGGCCGGCGATTCCGAATACACCGACACCCTGGAAAGGGTCGCCATGTCAGACAGCGTGACCAAGTCGCTCTGCGAGGCCGTGGTGAAGGCCTATGAGGACAACGGCGGGACCTGGTCGTCCCTTAGCAGCAGCGACAAGGCCCAATTCATCCTGGCCTTCACGCAGATCAACTTCACGTATGCATACGACAGCTATCAGTACGGGGACGGAAGCACCTCCGCAGAATACTGGGCATACTCCATGGAGACCATCTGGGCAGGCGCAGGGGACTGCGAGGACACCTCCATCCTCACCGCGGTGCTGTTC
Coding sequences within:
- a CDS encoding TATA-box-binding protein — translated: MKIENVVASTSLGQEIDLDKIMASLDGAEYNPKQFPGLVYRLKSPKTATLLFRSGKIVCTGGKSKDEVKQAITQVAKDLEKADIKITIEPKIEVQNIVASSDLGQEINLNTVAITLGLEKVEYEPEQFPGLVYRLDDPKVVVLLFGSGKMVCTGAKIPEDVVRAVEKIADELRDASLMS
- a CDS encoding Ig-like domain-containing protein codes for the protein MVKLAVALAAVILIAAVAVSVMTSEDDDEGQSSTNYVTADGGSASYTPADTSDFITSTVLTIGVGQSKVITPESYLMLSGMSYKSSDTGVATVSNNGGYCTVTGVAVGSATVTCTYGSYTSTCTVTVQSDESESVLNVYDVKEGSSAYATVSGDGFGNGLLSLSFNSASGTYTYSTGLFTVKSVETDYIVINLCGTDSGNWFSSYVTIKMYVATGDGTIVRKATYSSSPFVPGAQYNTDGGAEILVPTALLSDGTEYSVYFRFYTSDLPIAGYSKQITGSFTYHSSNSGGTDMNGTFARAYSWSYDADHDGTVSDDEEYSASITVPYYIYYMEARTNSSYTSTESYSSGSIFTNRAGDSEYTDTLERVAMSDSVTKSLCEAVVKAYEDNGGTWSSLSSSDKAQFILAFTQINFTYAYDSYQYGDGSTSAEYWAYSMETIWAGAGDCEDTSILTAVLFKAAGLKSGVYLVPGHAIAAVALEDYDAAAIEIDSNYSGYGVMSKDADGTVYYGCETTAELYLPVGRITQSATVSGTVYNFCDTSASWCELDIIN